CCTACTCTTTTTCCTAACCCTTCTTTGAGCTTGCCTCTTATGTTTGCCGACAGAATATTATTTCTTTATAGAGGGAGAATGGAGAGGATTAGTATTTGAGATGAGTGATTTTCTACCTATGGGTGCTCCCCTATTTATATACAATTAGGGATAGGGTGGTTgggatattttaaatttcaaacggAGGGTGGTTACTAGGTTCCTAtccataaattcaaaattctaagCCTATCTCCTAACTGATTTTCAAATTTCGAATTCAATTTTGTTTCTAGAAGCGGTGGTTGTTACATTATCACCCCCGTAAGAAAAGAATTTGTCCCCAAATTCCAGGTCTGAAATTGGTCGATGGGAGTTGTTAAATAACTTTATGGGTCTTATTGTAACTTCCCTACTgttgaggaagaaagaaaatctTCACCATAATCGTTACCTGTAAACAAGTTTGGGAACTTCTTTCTCATGTCTGCCTCTTTTTCCCACGTGTAGTCCCTTGAGTTGCCGCTACCCCATGCCACCTTTACCAGTCGTATCGTCTTGTTCCTTAGTTGCTTCGTGCTTTCGTCTACAATCTTCATGGCTGGTAGTTCAAAAGTCAGGTCATCTTTGAGTGTTACATCCTCTTGCTGTAACACATGGCTTGGATCGTGCTGATATTTTCGGAGTTGGGATACATGAAACACGTTGTGTAGCCTCGATAGATTTGTTGGTAGGGCGAGCTGGTATGCTGACTTTCCTATACGCCGGAGGATTTGGAATGGACCCAGGTACCAGGGGCTTAATTTCCGTACCTTAAGAGCCCTTCCTACCCCGGTGGTGGGGGTGATTTTTAGGAACACGTGGTCGCCCTCCTGAAATTCGAGGGGTTTTCTTTGTTGATCTGCGTAACTCTTTTGTCGACTTTGGGCGGTGCGCATTCTTTCCTTTATCCTTTTGATATCTTCTGTGGTCTGTCTTACTAACTCTGGTCCTAAGTAGCCTCTTTCTTCTGGTCCATCCCAGCATAAAGGAGATTGGCATCTTCGCCCGTACAGTGCCTCATACGGTGCCATCCCGATGCTACCATGGTAACTGTTGTTGTAAGCAAACTCGATCAGTGGTAGGTGACTCTCCCACTTTCCTGGTCTGTCTAGTACAAGCTCGTAACATGTCTTCCAATGTCTGGATGGTCCTCTCTGTTCGTCCGTCTGTTTGTGGGTGGTATGATGTGCTTAAGCACAACTTTGTCCCGAACGCCTTCTGCAATGCGTTCCAAAACCTAGAGGTGAATCTTGGGTCTCTGTTTGAGACTATGGTTGATGGTACCCCATGTAACCTCACGATCTCTTTGATATATAGCGTGGCTAGTCTTTTCAATGAGTCGGTCGCCTTGATTGGTAGAAAATGGGCAGTCTTTGTAAGCCGGTCCACAATGACCCATATGGCGTCACGTCCTGCTTGAGTACGAGGTAGTCCCATGACAAAATCCATCGATATGTCCTCCCACTTCCATTCTGGGATGCCAAGGGGTTGCAATACCCCTGATGGTTTTTTATGCTCGACTTTTATCTTCTGACAAATCAGACATTTATTCACAACAGTAGCCAAATTCCTTTTCATCCCTggccaccaaaacatcttcttcaaatcatggtacatcttcaTCATGCCAGGATGAATGGTAAAATCTCCTTTACGGGCTTTTTCCGCGATCTTGTTTTGAAGATCGCTTTCCCTTGGGACACAGATTCGACCTTGGTACCTCCATACCTTGTCTTCTCCTTTGGTGAAGCCTTTCAGTTTTCCTTCCTTGACAAGGCGCAGGGTTTCTTGAAAGTCGGGGTTGGAGCTCTGTACCTTAGTTTTTTGTTCCTTGAATTGACTTGTCATTGTTAGGTGGCTCAGGTGTATGCTTTCTGGAGCGGTGGTGATTCATGTCTCTGAAATTCTTTATCAATTCTGCCTCCTTTATCATCAGCCATGATGCATTGAGTACCTTCCGACTTAGAGCGTCAGCCACCAGGTTAGCCTTCCCCGGGTGGTAGTTTAGAACAAAATTGTAGTCTTTAAGGAACTCCATCCATCTCCTTTGTTGCATGTTGAGTTCCTTCTGGTCGAACATGTACTTTAAgttcttatgatcagagaataCTTGAAACCCGACTCCGTACAAATGATGTCTCCATGTTTTCAGCGTAAATACTATCGCGGTTAGTTCAAGGTCGTGAGTTGGATAGTTGGCTTCGTGGGTCTTCAGTTGCCTTGATGCATACGCCACTACCTTTTTGAATTGCATTAGTACGCAACCCAATCCTTACCCTGAGGCATCGCAGTAGACTTCGAAAGCCATGACGAGGTTAGGTAAGGTTAGTGCTGGGGCGGATGTCAAGCGACATTTTAACTCTTGGAAGCTTCTTTCGCAGTCTGGTGTCCATTAAGTCATCTATTCTTGGGAGGGGATACTTGTTCTTCACTGTGATTTTGTTGAGTTGCCTATAGTCCATGCAGAGGCGCATACTGCCATCCTTTTTCTTCACAAATAATATTGGAGCTCTCCAAGGAGAGACACTTGGTGTGATGAATCCCTTTTGCAATAGCTCTTCTAGTTGGTTCTTCAGTTCAGTGAGCTCCAACGGAGCCATCCGGTATGGGGCTATAGAGATTGGCCCTGTCCCAGGCATCAATTCTATGGAGAACTCAACCTCTCGTGTTGGGAGAAACGAGGGTATATCTTTGGAAAAGACATCTGAAAAGTCTTGTACTACTGGTATCGCACAGAACTTCTGATAGGAATCTGCTTTTACCGAATTTAGCAAGGCATATTCTTGCCTTGTACTTGTGCCTTTGGAGGATCTTGGAAGGTCACGTGTATCTCGTATGAATTGAGAAGGAAAGATGATTTTTCTCTCAAAACAATCTAACAAGATTCGATTTTTGTTGAGCCAATCCATTCCTAGGATGATGTCTAACCCTACTAAAGGGAGGCATACCAGGTCAACAAAGTATGATCTATCTGAAAAGAGGATGCAAGCCCTCTGACAAACCTGCTGAGTTTTGACGCTCTTACCGGCTGGGGTGGTTAATAGTAGGACATATGGTAATTTGGTCATGTATAAACTGATTCGACTAGTAGCAGAGAGAGATATAAATGAATGAGAAGCACCAGTATCGTATAGGATAGTTAAAGGAGTTCCATTACTTGTGCACTTACTCTCGATTCGATCTTCTGACTGGTGGGCTTCCTCGCTGCTGAGGGCAAAGACTCGTCCACGACTCGCCATAAGTCCAGTTCATGGATAACCATAAGGAGAACTTTTATTAGTCATACCTCCTAAGACACGATTCCTAGGATCAACTTCGCTCTGATAccaataatgtaacaccctaagtTTTATCCTATCGTGAAGGTCTTTAAAATAAGGTGACACACtcgacaaagaaaaaaaagaatgactTAATCATTACGCAAGGAAAGAGAAAGTGCGCACAGAGCGGAAAATGAGTAGCACTAAAACGTTGGAATTTGAGTAAATGTGAAATAATATCTTAACCATGAGTACGGTTCAAAATGAAATACTTAGAGGAAATTATAACTAGAAAAGAAACTAATTACATCCTAAACTAATCTCGTCGAAGAAGCTCCCATACTTGTGTCCTATCCTATCCTTGATCAGGACCCTTCACTTATTCACGAATCGAGGTACTAGGGGTCTCCCTCCAACACCTTTTCGCGCAGTGAAGATCCGGTTCCGTTGGGTAGGATGAACCAAAACTCGACGGGGTGCCGAAGTGGGGGAAGAGGGCACGTATTCCACCTTTGGACTTTCGCAAGGGTCCAATTCCTCCTCTGGATCCTCCTCCATGGTGTCTTCCTTCTGGCCAGGGTTGTCAGATTCCTCTTCCTCGGTCTCGGAGTCGGACTCGAGGTGTACCACCTTATATGATCGCTTCCTAGATGCTGAAGCGTTCCTATCTAGAAAAGTTACGACGGGCAGCTGGGGTTCTTCTTCCACAAACTCTCGACCTAAGTAGATAGTTTGGAACACGATAGTAGTGGTCGCAACTATCCACGCGTGCTTCGAGGGGTCATGCTCCGAAGTTACCTTCGGGGGCATTGCGTCGTCTCTATCCGCTGTGCCATGTTCCTCTAGAGACAGTACGGGAAAAGAAAGGGAGTGAGAACCTAACGTCTCAGTAGGAGTGCTATGCAACACCTCCATATTCATCTCCAGCCCACGTACGGGATTTTTAAAAAGGGGCGTATGATATGGCATGTAATATGATCCTTTCTTGTAAAGCACATAGGTAAAAAGGAAAGCACAtaggaaaaatagaaaaaaatagtaacaTACGAAACATCGACATGTTCATAAATAAAACATCATCATGATTAAACTTTGCCTTATACTTTCTCTTTTCATTAACTTATAACTTTTATGAAAGGTATTGAGCTCAACCGGTATAAATGAGAGtccccttcccttaccgaaggttctTATCTCGAATGTCTTGGCGATCACCTttccttaccgaaggatcatctcgatcgATCACCCTCCCTTACCGAGGGATCATCTCgatatcttgtctttgggggtcacctttccttaccgaaggatcattccCTCAGTTCAATTTACAATCAAGGTTATTTAGACATACACAAGAAAAGAGTTACATCAACAAAGatatcttattatataaaattgatgggaGTCCCCTTTCCTTACCGAAGGTTCCCAAAAGTTTaccgatcaccttcccttatcGAAAGATCATCTCAattatcttgtctttgggggtcaccttcccttaccgaaggatcattccCTCAGTTCTTTAACAAGTAGGGTTATTTAGGCATATACAAGAATGGATCATGCAACAGGAGAGACATATATCATGATAAAATAAACATGTTTGAATAAGATTTTATACAAAAGTAGGTACTCTCGTCCCTTAAGGggtattaataatataaaataaatgtacattataaaaaaatgatattttaaatagtAGAATAAAATAGTTATAAGAGAGCATGTACTCTTTAACTCAAGGAAATATTAATATCAATCTAATGGTATAAAAGTCAACATAATTTCATGTAATAAAATGGGGGATAttaattagttgaaataaaataattataagaaaacATGTACTCTTGTCCCTAAGAAGATATTAATGatataatgtataaaatataatctaaGTGCATATAGTAAGAAAGGGGGTATTTGAAAAACTTGGATTAGATATTATAAGAAGCTTGTACCCTTGATCTTTAAATTAAAGGagcaataataacataataatataagAGGTCATTTAGTTACACATAATAGAATAGGGTACCTTGAACAAGACACAAAAAGGAGCATGTACTCTCAACATTAAAGGGATAATAATAATCTAACGGTATCAAAGGTCATGTAAGGGTACAAAGTAAAATTAGGAcatgttaaataattaaataaaacgtTATAAGGGGCATGTACTCTCAACATTAAAGGAacattaataatataatgatatGAAAAAGTCATGTAAATACACATGGTAAAAATTAgagtatattaaataattaaacatgGTAAAAAGTTACGTACTCTCAACATTAAAGAAACGTTAATAATATCATGATATAAAAAGTCATGTAAGTGCACATGGTAAAATTAGGGtatattagataattaaatcaaacatgATGAAAAGGTATATACTAATGAATCAAGAGGTCATGAATGACAAAATAGATAAACATGATCAATATGGATAAAAGATGAGAAAAAGGTACTCAATGCCATGTAACACATGAAGGATGATAATCATGCATGGATGGAAGGAAAATAGAATAGAGCATACTACATGCCAACATAAATAAGAAAGGCATAATTCCCTACTCTTTTTCCTAACACTTCTTCGAGCTTGTCTCTTGTGTTTGCCCATAAAATATTTCtttgtagagagagaagggagatgATTAGTATTTGAGAGGAGTGATTTTCTATCTATGGGTGCTCCCCTATTTATATACAATTGGGGATAgggtggttaggatattttaaatttcaaatggaGGGTGGTTACTAGGTTCTTAtccataaattcaaaattctaagCCTATCTCCTAACTGATTTTCAAATTTCGAATTCAATTTTGTTTCTAGAAGGGTTGGTTGTTACAACTTACATGTCTCAATTAACATATCtatgtaaatcaaatttatGGAGTTCGAATTATGTATTTTcgtagtaaatcgaatctatAATATTCGAATTACTTGGATGTTATATATGTACTAAATCAAACGAAggagatttgatttaaaatgagCTGGATTGATACTAAATGAGTATAAATCGAACCTTATTGCTTCGATTTAGCATGGACCATATAAATCGAACTTTATTGCTTCGATTTTATATGTTTAAGCGGGACGGGTTAGACCAGCCCACTAGATGGCGGACTTTTGGCGAGACAGGGCGGGTTTTctcgtttgccacccctaatgGAGTCACGGACATATGTACCCACCCCATGAAACTTATtaaatatacacaaatataaaattattaatttatcctaatttatatatacataaatccaTTTCTTGAATTTAGTAACCTTAATTTCTGTCTCCAATTCGAATTTTTCCTTTCTCATTCTCAGCCttgatcctctctctcttactTACTTTCTCTGCCTCTCAAGTCCGTCACTACGTCGCTCAGTATCGTcccaaaaaattatgttatgttattatgttggaatatattttttatattttctcctTTTAAAATGTTACTTTTCATAACGAATATGTTATAAATTGTGTAGAATTATgttaaattgattattttataattattatattatgtctttttatgttaatttttttcaaaagttttcaaaaaatattcgTAGATATCCGAGAAGATCTGCGTTTTCTAAGGGATAATTAAATGAAAACTTGCAATGAAGATGAAGGAACGGgagcattttttttaaataggaaTGAGGAATGGGAAGGGGGCTTCTCACGCTCCCCTAAGTACTCATTACCATATCTAACTAGTAATGGAGATCCAATCTATCTTAGTCGATTTAAGAGGGGATGCGTGGACTTTATTTGCATTGGGCCTTTAAGGCAATGAACCTAAGTTAGATTTGGGACCCTAACAATGGATTTTAGTTGATCTTACTTGCATTGAGGTCTTACTAGGCCTAAATATATCTTGGATTAATATTTTGAATCATTGTTATAGCAAATactatactatttaatattataacacTTAGTAATTAGTATAGATAAAAGTTGGATATATTtacaagatattttttaattcaaattaaaaaattaattatctcttttttagctttaaatattattttctaatataacaaaaaaataaaaataacaataatcactcacataattaaaatagatcatcttaatatatacatgaaactatatatattaaggattattatatatgatatataattttttttcttttctgtaatgactatttatataatttattgaacaattttttcaccttaatttttaataaatttaacatacaaaatattatttaacataCAAAATAAGTAACTTAAGTCATCATCTAAGATAATAAGTATAATAGGGCAAGTGcaaatacttatttatttattagtagtaaaaaaatatgtaaatagtataaattgatctttttagtataaaaataataataaaagttaattaaataattaaaaaattatgaaattttttttaaataataataaaaaataagatcacTATTTTCATATACTACAAAATTTATGAAGAAATTTTGGATAATAAATCAATCCTCAATaaattatacattaaaaaaataaataattaatacattggatattattatttatgtactaatataatatatattatcgattaataagtttataattaatttttaacccaattttttgtaattaaaatttaaatgattgaaattattaaatgctGAATATTTTGCATCtaaccaatttatttttttattgaaattaaaaaagataagttgttaatcaattctaaatttaaatttaaatttgatttaaaaataataaaatattttaaattttatctcactaaccagaattaatttcaagataaaaaattactttatacATCGTATATATTGTAAGATGGTATGATCatttgctattttttaattgtaaataatggtgcaaaaaattaaaagaaaatgtatttacaagtttagaaaatatttaatttatttttcaatagaataaattatatatttgaataaCAAGTTATTATTGATTTCTCTTCAAACGAACTAATACTCAACGATGGTGTTTTGATACACCATGTTACCAAGAAATATTAATCATCTAATAACTTTTGTAATGATATaagtttatgaatttgaaaatttaaaaattatttcataaaatgtaAAGTTTTAGCGAGTAACAATATTGATCATATTGTTTTAACTTCAAGAATGAATATGATACCAACGAATAAAATTGTCCCaagtaaattttaataaagacaAAAGTTCATAAGTATTgttattaatgaaaaattaatctattttaaaggcaaatacatttttttctaCAGATTCCTAACTCGGCAAGTCAAGGACTAATCCACCACATATTGATGTTCTATTTATTAAGGGTCTGTCACTAATTAATGGATTGCTTATACACATAAGACGAAATTCGAactccaaatacttgcttaagcggacaaATAAGATGATCATTCAATCaatctaaattaattaaaataaatattaattatttttaagttgtaaaatatttataataataattattatatatattttttctttaaattttaataaaattttttatataaatttatgtattatccTATACAGAACACGGAATCATACACTAGTTAATAAGTATAAAATAGATAATATTCCCACTTAATATCAATTAAACTGATATTATTGTAATCGATGAATATGAGaagaatcaattaaaaatagtttaCTCTTAAAACATTAAATGATaccttcaaatttttaatatataattaaatcgTTTAAAATAATGATAGTTGGATTATTAAACattttaattcatgttataATACCAAACAtataccaaaattaaatttaaaataatttttt
This sequence is a window from Arachis duranensis cultivar V14167 chromosome 2, aradu.V14167.gnm2.J7QH, whole genome shotgun sequence. Protein-coding genes within it:
- the LOC107474409 gene encoding uncharacterized protein LOC107474409: MASRGRVFALSSEEAHQSEDRIESKCTSNGTPLTILYDTGASHSFISLSATSRISLYMTKLPYVLLLTTPAGKSVKTQQVCQRACILFSDRSYFVDLVCLPLVGLDIILGMDWLNKNRILLDCFERKIIFPSQFIRDTRDLPRSSKGTSTRQEYALLNSVKADSYQKFCAIPVVQDFSDVFSKDIPSFLPTREVEFSIELMPGTGPISIAPYRMAPLELTELKNQLEELLQKGFITPSVSPWRAPILFVKKKDGSMRLCMDYRQLNKITVKNKYPLPRIDDLMDTRLRKKLPRVKMSLDIRPSTNLT